A genomic stretch from Plasmodium cynomolgi strain B DNA, chromosome 8, whole genome shotgun sequence includes:
- a CDS encoding hypothetical protein (putative) → MLSFQIAKCTPFKLQEVTAGQDELFSYHLRDLGVPKDEGEEGQADCSKDPLRGYNYPVSDHENYCYGGSHEDTDDGGGAVGESASASTRKYSVLKSVNSWTHLKGNNRSGNSSSGSSSSGNNRSGNSSSWNNRSVGATGEFAKNSVSVRMASCKPLEGLEKDFLAYSNYMKASLSEVTSVKTNSHELNKLLGNGLQGSKIYFFYGKKIKMNKIISLNLLFDFLSGSSPTAVAVFIHFSYINDVTIIENILKEKIKRGRKNQHSLEDILNRLFIFRVRNWSELVSFLANVRRGGRRPKKGDQKNPFASQLANIACIGIDNFTNLLKHLNVQNSNTYFYLVRELKILSVMLGIPILIFDYAKYQVGGTLGWGKRNYKEEDTQEGKLKGNDYRYGSSKTKQNANGCTSYGKTSRLNLSEGEEHATNVLTDDVQNWTGRKNKRANWKTSGRLFGSNDQGSTDSSRGTDDSESYADYHRGGGNPADSSGSSAILGSGRSGDGGRSGDSGRSGDGARSGDSARSAYSGRSVHSGRSVHSGRSAHSGRSPRGCSPPLCESTETEQEDAPPISIRIEETTRQGANDDKKNAFPTLHNRKYNSNKTSVPQFTYNLFDCVLEVEILQKMRGGKNLVRFTLLKSQNSITHFYINCCIQNYTLTDVP, encoded by the exons ATGCTCTCCTTTCAAATTGCAAAATGCACCCCTTTCAAATTGCAGGAGGTCACTGCAGGACAGGATGAACTGTTTAGTTACCACTTGCGCGACTTGGGAGTGCCAAAGgatgagggggaagaaggccAAGCGGACTGCTCGAAAGACCCCCTCCGTGGTTACAACTACCCTGTGAGTGATCACGAAAATTACTGCTACGGTGGGAGTCATGAAGACACGGACGATGGGGGAGGCGCGGTTGGCG AGTCAGCCTCAGCGTCAAC GAGAAAGTACTCGGTGCTCAAAAGTGTCAACTCGTGGACGCACCTAAAGGGGAACAACCGCTCAGGAAACAGCAGCTCAGGAAGCAGCAGCTCAGGGAACAACCGCTCCGGAAACAGCAGCTCATGGAACAACAGATCAGTCGGCGCGACGGGAGAGTTTGCAAAGAATAGCGTCTCAGTGCGTATGGCTAGCTGCAAACCGTTGGAGGGACTGGAGAAGGACTTCCTGGCCTACTCCAATTACATGAAGGCATCTCTGAGCGAAGTGACCTCTGTTAAAACGAACAGTCACGAACTGAACAAGCTCCTCGGAAATGGACTCCAAGGgtctaaaatatatttcttttatgggaaaaaaataaaaatgaataaaataatttcgcTCAATTTATTGTTCGACTTCCTCTCTGGGAGCTCCCCCACTGCAGTCGCGGTGTTCATACACTTCAGCTACATTAACGATGTTACaataattgaaaatattttaaaagaaaaaatcaaaagggggagaaaaaaccaGCACTCGTTGGAGGACATACTTAACAggttattcatttttcgGGTCCGAAATTGGAGCGAACTTGTCTCCTTTTTGGCAAATGTAAgaagaggggggaggagacccaaaaaaggggatcaAAAGAACCCATTTGCAAGCCAGCTAGCCAATATAGCATGCATAGGAATAGACAATTTCACAAATTTGTTGAAGCATCTAAATGTACAAAACTCCAACACGTACTTCTACCTCGTCCGagagttaaaaattttatccgTCATGTTGGGAATTCCCATCCTTATATTTGACTATGCAAAGTATCAAGTAGGAGGAACACTCGgatggggaaaaagaaactaCAAAGAAGAAGACACACAGGAGGGTAAGCTCAAAGGGAATGATTACAGGTACGGAAGCAGCAAAACGAAACAGAACGCGAATGGTTGTACGAGTTATGGAAAGACAAGCCGTTTGAACCTCTCAGAAGGGGAGGAACATGCAACGAATGTGCTCACGGATGATGTGCAAAATTGGACGGGTAGGAAGAATAAAAGGGCCAACTGGAAAACGAGCGGACGTCTCTTTGGCAGCAACGATCAGGGAAGCACGGACAGCAGTCGAGGCACGGACGACTCGGAGTCCTACGCGGATTACCACCGGGGGGGAGGCAACCCTGCTGATAGTTCTGGTAGTTCTGCCATATTAGGAAGTGGGCGAAGTGGTGACGGTGGGCGAAGTGGTGACAGTGGACGCAGTGGTGACGGTGCTCGAAGTGGTGACAGCGCGCGAAGTGCTTATAGCGGGCGAAGTGTTCACAGTGGGCGAAGTGTTCACAGTGGGCGAAGTGCTCACAGTGGGCGCTCCCCTCGTGgatgctccccccccctgtgcgAATCAACCGAGACGGAGCAGGAGGACGCGCCCCCCATCAGCATCCGCATCGAAGAAACCACACGACAGGGAGCaaatgatgataaaaaaaacgcattcCCAACACTACACAACAGAAAGTACAACTCAAACAAAACGTCCGTCCCGCAATTCACGTATAACTTATTCGACTGTGTCCTCGAAGTTGAGATCCTCCAAAAGATGCGTGGCGGAAAAAACTTGGTTCGATTCACTCTACTCAAGTCACAGAATAGCATTACACATTTCTACATCAACTGCTGCATTCAAAATTATACGCTGACGGACGTGCCGTAG